Part of the Drosophila pseudoobscura strain MV-25-SWS-2005 chromosome 2, UCI_Dpse_MV25, whole genome shotgun sequence genome, ATTTAGTACTTACAAACAAGCGCAAAGTTTAGCAATATACAACCAAAAAGAATGATAATGAATGATAGATAAAGATTGAAATTGCAGTAGGCAGTCGAGACTTGCTCATATGCCCCGAAAAAAACATACACAGAAACTTAGATGAGATGAAAAGTGAAATccgtaaaaacaaaaaacttgaGTAGTTTATATGATATTTAATTATACTTATGATAAGATTTATGATAGAgagcatacacacacatggtTTTATATACAAGAAATGTTAACATTTAAGCATCAATTGGAACCAATATAAAAAGAGAGACAACAAAAAGCTTCAAAAACTTTGATGTAAAActtgaaaataattttcacaatttttaagatgccattttttttgtataaaaacaagttaaaaaacaaactaaaaattGTAAGTGTGGAAAAATAATCTAAAAACTAGTTAAAATGGTTACATAATAACTCGAATCTTTACACAAATTCTAGTCACAAAAAACAACCAGGAGAAATCATGTAAATTACGCTTGAGATccattcaaaaaaaaaaaactcaaaaaagaAATAGTTTATTAAACAATAAGAGAAACCCCAGtagaaaaacaacagcaaacccACAAGAAAGTCTAGACGATGTGTGTACTTTAATGAACAAATACTTTATATAAAAACTAGCATatagcaaacaacaacaacaacagcaagaaaagaaaagggaaAGCATACTAAAAATCTAGAGAGTGTTAGTTGACCTAGGCAAAGGACCCTCCCTCCATtcttcatatgtatgtatgtatttgtactGCCTATTGGCAGAATGGAAATAAAACGCCCCCGGAATAAGTCAAGCTCAATTATCCCCCGCCCCGCCTCAAAAATGGATCAGAGATTCTTCTTGTCATAGATTCAGCTagtcaataaaaaaaaaccaaagattGTGTATAATTTGTAAGACCTTTTTGTGGTTTCATAGCCAGATGCCCGCACAAATAGATCACAAAATGAAACACTCAAATCTCATGCTTTTAACACtacaattttaattagaaaacACTAAGGCAAATACCTTACCAGCTAGAAACaaggaaaaccaaagccaCAATATCctttgttaatttaatttatttgtatgtatgatATTTATGTACTTTCGTTGAACGCAAAAGAtgttaacaaaaaaatttagctaataaatataaaacaagCAGAAAACATAAAAGATTTTATGACAAAAACTATATACAcaattaaagaaaaacaaaaagcaaaaaaatctTTTGTTCAAAGTAGTAGGCTGTGCTTCTATAGACCTTTTACAGGcaatctacatacatatgtggggCATTCGATTTCAGTAACACTTTAACACAAATCCAGATCAGATCTCTtccaaatttatttttgtcggaatattttacaaattttttgaaattttaagtACCTAAAGTTAACGAAACGAAATACTActtgaatttaaataaatttgcaaaaattcCCAATGGACAAACAGAATAAATCCGGTCGGTATTCAGGCAATTACTTATATTTCATAAACAATTtataatattgaataatatGCTCTTATACTTCAGTTGCCTCTGGCGGACGTTCCCATTCGAACAGCAGTCGTCGCGTCATGTGGAAAATGGACAAAAGCTGtaaggatgaggaggaggtcTTTGACTCGATCGTCACCTATCGCTGGATGCCATCAGAGGAGGCCAGTGACACCACTAAGGAATCCCAAAGCAATCCAGAGGTGGCCGTCAATCGAGACGCTCAACACAAAAACTGGCGAATGCTGGTCGCAGAGTTGGGCAAGCGCAAGGAGCTGGCGGAGAAGGAGCAGCCGACAACATCTCAATCTTCTGTACAAAAATCAAATTCTTTGGCGAAACTGGAAGGACTCGAGAGCAAGGAGCGCGCCAAGGCAAGCTGGCAGCGTCTTTTCAACACAATTAAGCTGATCAAAAAGGGCGAActgccggaggaggaggagaaagagaaatTCGAATTGAGTGGAAGTCCCAGCCTTGCCCTGCGCTACAAGCCATCCCATGAATCGCTCAAGTTCAAGAGGAGCAAGGACCAAGGCCTGGATCATattcagcagcagccgagcACATCCCAGGCTGCGGCTATCAACTTAAAAATAGAAACCTGTGACCTGCCGCCACATCAGACTTGCGTAGTGCGTGAGGTCCCGCCGATGTTTGCTCACCGAGTGCGCGTCTCAATGTCGAAGGACACGGATTCGTGCAGCTCCGGGGAGTTGGATTTGCAGAAGAACGGCACCGCATCAGAAGCAAGCAGAGTGACAGGACCATTGAAACATCTGGCAAGCGTCGTTGTAACTACGCCCTTAGCGACCTCCTTTTCAAGCGGTCCTCATGTGGGACCTAAGCGGAGCACAGTCAAGCCTACAAAGGCACCGTCAGCTTCGGGCAGAAAAGTTCCTAGCCCCAGCAACAGTGACACGGTAGACTCGTCATCGGAGTCGGTCAAAAAATTGACCAGCCCCAGCAACAGCTGCTCGGCAGGACGTTCCTCCCCGGAGGCGATTACCTCCAGCAACAGCGGTACGGCCGGAGGTGCCCCCTCGCTGTCTGGAAAGAGAACAACTAGgcccagtggcagcagcacgGCACGTTCGGAGACGGGCAAAACCAGCAGCATCGCTGGCAGCGGGTTGCCAAATCTCCGCCAGCGCCAGCAGGAGCTTCACCGTTACCGTCTTCTCGTCGAACAGCTTCGCGTGGAACTGCTTCAGCTGAAGGTCAAACGCGAAATTGAGGGGACTCATCAACAGAACATCCTCTTCCGCAAAGATTTGCAAATCAAAGAGAATCTGTTGAGAACCTATGACGACAACGATGTCTCTCATGCTTAGGATCTCAATTGCAGCATCACTCCACTCAGATTAAGAACAAGCTTTACAATACATGTTGAAATAAATTAGCCAAGATCGCAGTACTTcgaaaacagtttaaagtctgaaaaataaaacccaaacaaaGAAAGCCATAGACCGGAAAAGAAAATCATTTTcatatttgttctttttttatttaaaaatcagtTACATGTGTCTTAACATTATGTAATCCAATTAAAAGTGGCCGATCAACTTTTGCGTTCAGTAACACTGGTAATGCAGGCGTTTCCCGGTGAATGGACCCTGCCTATTCTATTTTAGATCGGTTTAATTAATAGATTAAAATGTTAATAAACCTTTGTCGGGTTTGTGGCAAGAGTAACATCTGCCCGAAAGCCTTACCGCTTTTCGAACCTAGTAATCGAAAGCTACTGAGGTATATATATGATCTGACTGGGATTCGAGTAAGCTTTAGCCTTGTATGTTTCGTCTCAAATATTGCACGATTTATATGAGTTGTTTGTATTGTTTAGCTGCTTTGTCATTCCAATTCACCCCACATGGTGTGCTTCTGCTGCCAGATGGACATAAAGACAGCCAATGTGTTTCGCAGGCAGTGCATTAAAGTGCAACAGAAATGGTCGGCGATGGAGAAGAAAACTGAAGATCAGACGCCAAAAATTCGCCGGAGTGTTCGATGTTCTAGGCGACGACCGGTCTTGCATTTGCCTGTAGAACCTTTGCAAATAGTTGATGTTGTAATGAAAACGGAAGATGAATTCATACAAGCACCAAGTGTTAACAATGAGGTTGACCAACTGGCCTGGACTTCCGCAGAACAGGTCGCAATACATACCGAGGGTAGTCCAGACGAAACCGATCATGACAGCTCCTCCAGTTCCGATAAAGACTACAGTGCACAACCAAAGCTACAGCTCCACAAATGCAATCTGTGTGGCATCGTTAAGAACAACAAAGCATCGCTAGTGAGGCACAAGTACACGCATACTGGCGAAAGGCCACATCCCTGCAAGTATGGGCGAATATATACCCCGTGTATACCACGATACTAATCTTGGACTCTTTACAGGGAATGTCCGAAAGCTTTTCTTTCCGGAAACGAACTTCGCGCCCACATGCTCACGCAACACACAGAGGAACCACCATTTCCCTGCCGCTATTGCGAGCGGAAATATTTCTCGTCGATAGGGCGAAAGAAGCACGAACGCGTCCACACAAATGAACGGCCCTTTGTTTGCGAACAGTGCGGCAAGGCATTCACCAGAGGGTGCATCATGAAGCAGCACATGCTTTCCCACACGGGACAGAGGATGTTCAAGTGAGTTGCCGAGTCTCCAGCAATAATATGGTATAATTATGCAAATCGTTCTTTTTGCAGTTGTGATATTTGCAATCGTTCCTTTACGCTCAAGAAACATCTTGTCACGCATTACATATCGAACACACATAAACTTAATGCTGCAGCGCAAAAGGTTGTGCTCCCTCGGGGAGAAAACTGTGCCAGCAATAAGCAGCAGAATACAGAATTATAATTATAGTTTCTAGAAGTTCACAAGTCTAGCACTAGACTAGCTTTGCTGTAGATTCcttgaatatttttgtttacttttaaaACTACCCCTAAATTCGCGCCCTtcaaagcagcaacaaataatTGCCGCGTCTTCCAGTGAATGtcaacgctgctgctgctccgattTACATGAAACTGCATTCCATTTAGGCGAGTTTTGTAACGAGAGAGCCTCAAAGATGTTAATAAATATGTGTAGAATTTGCGCTAGGCGCAATCTCTGTGAACAAAGCATAAATCTGTTCGAGCATGCCAACAGGAAAGTGGTGCGACATATTTTTATGATTGCTGGTGTTCGGGTAAGCCGGAATTGGCTAGAACTATTGagaaacatttaaatttacatATCCCTATGCAAATGTCTTTGTTTTATGGATACCACAGTTGAGAGATCTGTCGAATGTTCCTGCCTTCATATGCCATTGCTGCCAGTCGGATCTCAAATTGGCCATGACCTTTCGAAAACTGTGCCTTAAAACCCAGAAGCGATGGCAGCCCAAAATCGTGGTACACGAAGATTCCTCGCTTAGCGAAACCGAATGCCAAGCAACAGCTGAGACGTTAAAGATAACAAGACAGAATTCTGGCATAGTCAGCAAATTCAGTGAAACCGATGACGGGGCACAGGAGCCGGAAGAACCGTTTATAATAATGCTGGAAGAGCAGCCAACGAGCAGTCTTTTCGTATGTGAACAAATCGATGAGGATGAGCCAGAGGAAATCTGCAGCGAAGAGGAGCAGTCAACTGCTGATCCCATACTAACCACAAATCCCAAAAATAACCACAAAGTCACAAAGCAGGAAGACGAACCCTACATATGCGAACAATGTGGAAAGCATTCCCATTCAAAGACTGTATTTGAGCGGCACATGCGAAAGCACACGGGAGAGCGCCCGTATGGCTGCCTGTAAGAATCATAACAAAGTTCACAATAGCACAATGTATTAAATCCCAATTATTATGTTTGCAGCGAGTGTACCGCCAAGTTCCTCACGGCTGCCGAACTCCGCTCCCATCATCGTGTCCACACGGGAGAACGACCGTTTGCCTGTCGCTATTGTGAGCGGCGGTATGTGAGCTACATGGGCAGATTAAAGCACGAGAGAATCCATACCAATGAGCGTCCTTTTGTCTGCGCCGAGTGCGGCAAGACATTCACGAATTCCTATATACTTAAGAATCATATGCTTGTGCATACGGGCGAGCGACAATTTCGATGTGATCTCTGTGAGCGATCTTTTCAGCGTAAGACTCATCTGCGGACGCATTTCCAATCGAACACTCACAAGCAGAACGTcatgaagcagcagcaaggcGGTGTCATGTGAAATCTTTTAGAATAATTCATATTAGCAGGGAACCAAATAGAAAAGAAACTTAGTTTAAACGAGACTTTGTTTTGCGGTCTTATTTCGAGCCAGTGTTGCATGGCGACACCTGTACGTGTGGGCGTTGCGCTGCGAATGGTCAACAGTTGTGTGGGTGGAATGTCTTTGTTTACAATTAGCAATATTGAGTATTATTACCCATTTGTTGAACTAAAATGCTGAAAAACGTTTGTCGCATATGCGCCAGTAACACGGACGACAGCAAAGCATTAAAGCTCTTCATGAGCAGCACGCGGGAGCTGgtgcaacaaatcaatttaatCGCCGGCATTTTGGTAAGCTCTAAGGAATCCAAGATAAAAACGTTTAAATCAATCGTTTGCCCCACCACAGCTTCAATTCGATCCCGATTTACCCGATTGGATATGCGAAAGATGTCAGACAGCCTTGCAGGGTGCAATAGAGTTCCGTGACCAATGTCTGAGCAGCCAAGATAAGTTCAAAAGATTCGATGGGACGCTTACTGAGGGCTCTCGGCCTGCATCCACCCACCTATTTTGTTTACGACGTAGTACGCGCTCCCAGAAACAGCTGGACGCTGCCACAGAACTAAAGAATCTGCCCAGTCCCATAGAAGTAATGATCAAAGTCGAGAACCTGAGCAATGGCCATGAAGAAGACGATGGTGTTGATCATCTGGATACTAGCAACGAAACAGATCTGGACTTCGTAATTAAAGAGTTTCCCCTGTCAGAAGACGATGATGTGCCTGGCTCCGCAGCTAAGATCCGAAGAGGTCGACGAAAGAGGTGCTCTAGTGAAAAGCGCCAAAAACCAGCTCTAACCGTCTTCTTCTGCGATCAATGTGGCACCAATATCACTGGAAAAACCTCCTTTGATCGCCACCTGCGTAAGCACAGCGGCGTCCGACCCTTCCAGTGCCAGTAAGATGAGAAAACTAAGAAATTTCATTGCAGTTTTTAATCGTTTTGGTCTCTTAGACTCTGCCCCGCCCGCTTTCTATCCGCTGGGGAGCTGAAAGGCCATCAGGTGATGCATACTGGGGATCGTAATTTCCCCTGCCGCTACTGCGATCGCAGCTATGTCAACTACAGCGGGCGACTACGTCACGAACGCACTCATACCAATGATAGGCCTTTTGTCTGCTCCCAGTGTTCCAAGGGCTTCACTAATTCGTACATTCTAAAGAACCATATGCTGATCCATACGGGCGAGCGCTTGTTTAGGCAAGAAACCAACTCATTGTTGTTCAATTTGTTGTATTACCAGAGCTATGTATTTGCAGATGTGAGCTGTGCCAGCGTTCGTTCTCGCGACCAACCCACTTGAAGACCCACTATCGCTCGAATACGCACAAGCACAATATGGAAAAAGCAAAGGCCGAGAAACAACAGCTGGCCGACTGCTTGCAAATGGCTCTGCCACAGCAGGCGGAGCAGACTGAATTCctggtggagcagcagcaaccggcATTGGGCTTCACGATAGATGTTCCTTTGCCCTTGGAGCAGGCATCCTCATTGGATCTAGCCGCTCAACAGCTCTTGGGACCAACAACCTTAGTATTTAGTACAACCTAAACCAACGACAACGAAAAGCCAAATATATAGTTTATACTTTAATTTCATTAAGTCTTTGTGGAGATCTCGAGATCTTCTTACGACTGTTTTGAGTCGGTGTTGTACGGCAACAATTTTTATCAAGAAAACgtacaaattataaaaatctaaGAAGGGCCTTTTTCGCTCCATGCAGGGTTGTTTTTTTGGGCAacatcgatgtcgatgtcaTCGATGACAGAGCGCTAATTCCAGTTCCGTTGCAGGTCCAAAAAAACGCACACTTGTTTTATAAAAACAATGATTTTGTTCGACTTGAAGGATAGAGTTTATTAATGATAAAGTGTTATTACAACAAGTCAAATGTATTATATTATTGCTGAAATGCTATTTGTCTGTATAATCCATAATCGCGCCAAGCTTAAATTTATAATGGTGCATCTCTAGTCCTAAACTATTAAACTATCCTCCTCCACATCCTCCAATTTAAGTTCCTttttctgctctctctccAGTGTGATCCCGGCCTTCTCCATATGCCGTTTGTGCACTCCCGAACGGAAATGTGTACTCAGATGGGTGGGGAGCATGAAAGACTTGTCGCACAGCTCGCACCTTCAAAATCGAATAAATTTTTCAAAGCAATTCCAGGGCGGATTCAGCACTTTACTCACCTGTAAGCGCGCTCGCCGGAATGTATTAACATGTGGTTCTTAAGAATGTACCCAGTGGTGAAAGCCTTTCCGCATGTGCCACAGACATAGGGACGTTCATTGGTGTGGGTACGCTCATGCTTAACGCGAGTGGTGTAATCGGTGAAACAGCGTCCGCAGTACTGGCAAGCGAACGGACGCTCTCCGGTGTGCTTACGCATGTGGCGCTTCAGTTCGGACGTGGTGCAGAAGCGAGAGTTGCACAGTCTACAAATCAATATGCAATTTAATGGAGATTATAGATTCTGTCGGGTGGGATATACTCACTCGCAACCAAACTGCTTATCGCCGCGGTGGCGACGACAGTGTAGCTCGAAGGCCATGCGGCCTTTGATGTGATTGCCACACTGCTCACAAATGTAGACGCCGCCTGTTCCACGGCGGCGTGGATCGTCAGAACGTACTTTCGGTTTGGGCGGCAGACTGGACTTCTTTACAACGATGTTCTCATGCTCATACTCATCGTCCAGGACGTTGTCCAGCACGGCCACTTCGTCATCAGAATCGTAAACATAGCCCTCATTTCCATCTCCTGTAATAAGTTCCCCAGCAGCATCTATCATTTCTGTCTCCTGATGACTTTGTTCCTCAATATCTTCGTCTGCCATGAGGCTTTCGTATTCGGCCTCCTCTATAAGCGATGCTCCGTCGTCCTCCGTCACGTTGTTTTCGGCATCGTCGAAGAATTCATTGTCGTATTCGATTTTTTCACCAATATCCACCTCCTCCTCACCCTCCTCTTTTGCTTCTATATCATCCATATAAGTTTCTATAGTTTCGACCTCTTCGGGGGGCTGGGCCCTCTTGTCGACGTCCGCCTCCTCCATCACCTCGACGTCAGTGCCCAAGACTGCGGCCTGGTAGTACGCGGGTATCACGCTTTGCTGTTCTTCGGTTAGTCCCATCAGGAGACTGCGTTGGGCGCCAATGCAACGCTCGCGAAATTTGGTTGCAGCACTTAGTTCCATTACGCAGCATTCGCAAATTAGTTCAGGTAAACATCCAAAAGACTCCAGCTACGAAAAGTATGGTTGCTAAAACTATTCAGAATAATTTCTGGCGCAAAAATACAGTACCCGCAATCCAGTGAGCGTCTCAATGTTCTCAACCATCTTTGGATTTGATTTGTCAAACAAGCGAGGGGATCTTTTGATGCTTGCATACTTGGCACACACGCGGCAAGTGCTTTTCAAATGTTTTAACGACGACTTCGACATCTTTTTGGTTGCAAGTGTAACAATTTGCACTTTTTACAATAAAACTGCGAGCTCAAAAAGTAAACGCGTCGCTTGACAGCTGGATTTTGCCATTCACAGCGTGCGCGGTCATATGGTCAGTCGCCGCGAAGCTGTACATATTGAACAGCTGTGTCTGTGATgccgacaacaacaaccaggaCGCTATGTCGAATTTGGATTGGTAGGTTTTCAAGGAAAATATACAACTAATTGTTGATTTATAATCCCATTTGACTGAAGGGTGTGCGTGCCGCGTTTGTATGAAGTAAGAAAAAACCACTTGGCTGGCCGTGCCACGCTGGAGCATCCGCTAAAACAGCAGACAGTCACGGTGAGTTTTGGAATATGACGCCCTCTATGACTTGAATTTATAAATAGTCGTAATTCTTTTAACCAGGTGGTGGACATTAATCCTTTGAGCCTGGCTCTGGAGGGTACTGATCCGCTCTCGCAATTTGCGCGCCAAGATGAAGAACTGAATGATCAACTCTCCCAAATGGTCAGCGAACTCGTAAGTGCACAATCCCCCAACCACCTTTGGACTAAACCTTCCTCTTCCCCAGGACCTCAAGTCGAAGCGTCGCGAACGTGATAGAATAGAGCCAGAGGATAATACCCTGCAATGGAGCACAAGGCGCTTGGGTATTCTCAATCGCTTCACTACCAATGAGAAGCTATCGCTATCGACCAGTTTTCTGGTCGCCTCTGGCAGCTTGGACGGCGGCAATGAAAGCAGTAAGTTGTGTGGAATACTCTCTTGGGCCTCTCCTAACAAATTCAATCCCAGTCAAAGCACAAACTGTGGTGGCAGACAAGACCAAGTATCGGCTGGAGCAGTTGGATCATTTCGATGATGGCACTATGCGCCACATGATGGACCTCACGCAACCGGAATACATTCAGAGATTCGAGCAACTCAAGCAGGAGCTCACCCAATCCTGGCACAACGATCAACGAGTGAAGGCTCTGAAGATTGCCATACAGTGTGCCAAGATGTTGGCAGACACCACTGTCCTGCAGTTCTATCCCAGCCAGTATGTCCTCATTACGGACATTTTGGATGTCTTCGGAAAATTGGTGTACGACAGACTGCAGGCCAAGGCATCGGGACTGCCTGGTGCTTCGGCCGCCACATTGGAACGCGAACGTGAAGCTGCTCGGGATACGTGCCAGAATTGGTTCTATAAGATTGCCTCCATACGAGAGCTGCTTCCGCGCTTGTACCTGGAATTGTCCATCTTCAAGTGCTATGAGTTCTTAACATCCGATCGCGAGGAATACGAGAAGTTACTGCGACGTCTAACGCATCAATTGAGGGGCATTGCGGATCCCCTCGTTTCCACCTATGCGCGTTGCTATCTAGTGCGCATGGGCGTGACTGTAACGCCCAGCAAGACATATATTCGTGAAAATTTCGGTGACCTGTTCATTGTTTACCCTCAGGTGAGTGGAAGTACTCTTAATGACTTCATTTGATCAATGCTTTTTTAATAGATCTTTCGATTTGTGGCACGTTTTAATCTGCATCCGGAGATTGTCACCGCCAGCTCGTATCTGCAGCTATATGCACCAGCATTCGACTATATGCTGCTGTGTTTAGTGCACAAATGCGAGCTTCACACGCAGGATATGCTCAACGAGTGCAAACAACTGAAGAACAAGTGAGTAGGAGTCCATATCTTTCAATGAAACCCATTCAAACTCTTCCATACATTGCCAGCGGCGCAATACTGATGTCCATTCTGAGTTCCTTCACATCCGAGTTCATTGCCACAAATGCATTGGAGTTTGTAGAGCTGATAAAAACCTCAGAGACGCCGGGAATATCAAAATCCCAGCTGCTTCGTTCATTAGGGAGCTGCGTCAGCAGTTGTGCCCCGCTGCAGGAGCAGCGTGTGACCTTTCTAAAGGCCGCCTTTGAGACCATCAACAAGCTGACGGATCCGAATGAATACATCAACTGTGTGGAGACCTGGGCTGTCTTTGTATCGCAGTATTTTACCGTACGTTAAGAGCGTGGCTTAAACTCTAGATAATAACTAATTATTGATT contains:
- the LOC6897887 gene encoding uncharacterized protein, which produces MDKQNKSVASGGRSHSNSSRRVMWKMDKSCKDEEEVFDSIVTYRWMPSEEASDTTKESQSNPEVAVNRDAQHKNWRMLVAELGKRKELAEKEQPTTSQSSVQKSNSLAKLEGLESKERAKASWQRLFNTIKLIKKGELPEEEEKEKFELSGSPSLALRYKPSHESLKFKRSKDQGLDHIQQQPSTSQAAAINLKIETCDLPPHQTCVVREVPPMFAHRVRVSMSKDTDSCSSGELDLQKNGTASEASRVTGPLKHLASVVVTTPLATSFSSGPHVGPKRSTVKPTKAPSASGRKVPSPSNSDTVDSSSESVKKLTSPSNSCSAGRSSPEAITSSNSGTAGGAPSLSGKRTTRPSGSSTARSETGKTSSIAGSGLPNLRQRQQELHRYRLLVEQLRVELLQLKVKREIEGTHQQNILFRKDLQIKENLLRTYDDNDVSHA
- the nom gene encoding transcription factor Ouib isoform X1, whose protein sequence is MLINLCRVCGKSNICPKALPLFEPSNRKLLRYIYDLTGIRVSFSLLLCHSNSPHMVCFCCQMDIKTANVFRRQCIKVQQKWSAMEKKTEDQTPKIRRSVRCSRRRPVLHLPVEPLQIVDVVMKTEDEFIQAPSVNNEVDQLAWTSAEQVAIHTEGSPDETDHDSSSSSDKDYSAQPKLQLHKCNLCGIVKNNKASLVRHKYTHTGERPHPCKECPKAFLSGNELRAHMLTQHTEEPPFPCRYCERKYFSSIGRKKHERVHTNERPFVCEQCGKAFTRGCIMKQHMLSHTGQRMFNCDICNRSFTLKKHLVTHYISNTHKLNAAAQKVVLPRGENCASNKQQNTEL
- the nom gene encoding transcription factor Ouib isoform X2, with amino-acid sequence MLINLCRVCGKSNICPKALPLFEPSNRKLLRYIYDLTGIRLLCHSNSPHMVCFCCQMDIKTANVFRRQCIKVQQKWSAMEKKTEDQTPKIRRSVRCSRRRPVLHLPVEPLQIVDVVMKTEDEFIQAPSVNNEVDQLAWTSAEQVAIHTEGSPDETDHDSSSSSDKDYSAQPKLQLHKCNLCGIVKNNKASLVRHKYTHTGERPHPCKECPKAFLSGNELRAHMLTQHTEEPPFPCRYCERKYFSSIGRKKHERVHTNERPFVCEQCGKAFTRGCIMKQHMLSHTGQRMFNCDICNRSFTLKKHLVTHYISNTHKLNAAAQKVVLPRGENCASNKQQNTEL
- the nom gene encoding transcription factor Ouib isoform X3; amino-acid sequence: MVCFCCQMDIKTANVFRRQCIKVQQKWSAMEKKTEDQTPKIRRSVRCSRRRPVLHLPVEPLQIVDVVMKTEDEFIQAPSVNNEVDQLAWTSAEQVAIHTEGSPDETDHDSSSSSDKDYSAQPKLQLHKCNLCGIVKNNKASLVRHKYTHTGERPHPCKECPKAFLSGNELRAHMLTQHTEEPPFPCRYCERKYFSSIGRKKHERVHTNERPFVCEQCGKAFTRGCIMKQHMLSHTGQRMFNCDICNRSFTLKKHLVTHYISNTHKLNAAAQKVVLPRGENCASNKQQNTEL
- the ouib gene encoding transcription factor Ouib, which translates into the protein MLINMCRICARRNLCEQSINLFEHANRKVVRHIFMIAGVRLRDLSNVPAFICHCCQSDLKLAMTFRKLCLKTQKRWQPKIVVHEDSSLSETECQATAETLKITRQNSGIVSKFSETDDGAQEPEEPFIIMLEEQPTSSLFVCEQIDEDEPEEICSEEEQSTADPILTTNPKNNHKVTKQEDEPYICEQCGKHSHSKTVFERHMRKHTGERPYGCLECTAKFLTAAELRSHHRVHTGERPFACRYCERRYVSYMGRLKHERIHTNERPFVCAECGKTFTNSYILKNHMLVHTGERQFRCDLCERSFQRKTHLRTHFQSNTHKQNVMKQQQGGVM
- the LOC4802998 gene encoding transcription factor Ouib, translating into MLKNVCRICASNTDDSKALKLFMSSTRELVQQINLIAGILLQFDPDLPDWICERCQTALQGAIEFRDQCLSSQDKFKRFDGTLTEGSRPASTHLFCLRRSTRSQKQLDAATELKNLPSPIEVMIKVENLSNGHEEDDGVDHLDTSNETDLDFVIKEFPLSEDDDVPGSAAKIRRGRRKRCSSEKRQKPALTVFFCDQCGTNITGKTSFDRHLRKHSGVRPFQCQLCPARFLSAGELKGHQVMHTGDRNFPCRYCDRSYVNYSGRLRHERTHTNDRPFVCSQCSKGFTNSYILKNHMLIHTGERLFRCELCQRSFSRPTHLKTHYRSNTHKHNMEKAKAEKQQLADCLQMALPQQAEQTEFLVEQQQPALGFTIDVPLPLEQASSLDLAAQQLLGPTTLVFSTT
- the M1BP gene encoding transcription factor Ouib, which produces MSKSSLKHLKSTCRVCAKYASIKRSPRLFDKSNPKMVENIETLTGLRLESFGCLPELICECCVMELSAATKFRERCIGAQRSLLMGLTEEQQSVIPAYYQAAVLGTDVEVMEEADVDKRAQPPEEVETIETYMDDIEAKEEGEEEVDIGEKIEYDNEFFDDAENNVTEDDGASLIEEAEYESLMADEDIEEQSHQETEMIDAAGELITGDGNEGYVYDSDDEVAVLDNVLDDEYEHENIVVKKSSLPPKPKVRSDDPRRRGTGGVYICEQCGNHIKGRMAFELHCRRHRGDKQFGCELCNSRFCTTSELKRHMRKHTGERPFACQYCGRCFTDYTTRVKHERTHTNERPYVCGTCGKAFTTGYILKNHMLIHSGERAYRCELCDKSFMLPTHLSTHFRSGVHKRHMEKAGITLEREQKKELKLEDVEEDSLIV